Proteins from a single region of Candidatus Binatia bacterium:
- a CDS encoding hypothetical protein (possible pseudo, frameshifted) — MAGNQARDVASEKSAVTLSAYDTAYLEDPRIAFVQVSHNGSPASTLGGTRVLASRALTYDWNIAPGDTVVLETARANLPFSVVGIAENEPEPALVIHRDTYRELWNDPTIWFAHVALEPGTDLEEARREILRRLGRKYRLRVRTRGELVEYFAGQARQAFSLQYVLEVMVLVLVLVGIGDTLASGVVERTRELGMLRAVGMSRRQLFGMVTLEGLAIGSLGVVLAVVAGVGLGVFWVEEQFPRVMGWKLDLHVPWRVVGGIAVVTMALCLLGSLLPALRAARLSVPEALRNE; from the coding sequence GTGGCGGGTAACCAGGCGAGAGACGTTGCGTCGGAGAAATCGGCGGTAACTCTCAGTGCGTACGACACGGCTTACCTGGAGGACCCCCGCATTGCATTCGTGCAGGTGAGTCACAATGGCTCTCCTGCTTCCACTCTAGGCGGGACTCGTGTTTTGGCTTCACGAGCCCTGACTTACGACTGGAACATTGCCCCCGGCGATACCGTGGTTCTCGAGACGGCGCGCGCAAACCTCCCCTTCTCGGTCGTCGGTATTGCGGAAAACGAGCCCGAACCGGCACTCGTCATCCACCGCGACACGTACCGGGAGCTCTGGAACGATCCGACGATCTGGTTTGCGCACGTGGCGCTCGAGCCCGGCACCGATCTCGAAGAAGCCCGCCGGGAGATCCTGCGGCGGCTGGGAAGAAAGTACCGCCTGCGGGTGCGCACGCGCGGGGAGCTCGTCGAGTACTTCGCCGGACAGGCACGGCAGGCCTTCAGTCTCCAGTACGTGCTCGAGGTGATGGTTCTGGTGCTGGTGCTGGTGGGGATCGGGGACACGCTGGCGAGCGGTGTGGTGGAGAGGACACGCGAGCTCGGGATGCTGCGGGCGGTGGGGATGAGCCGGAGGCAGCTTTTCGGGATGGTGACGCTCGAGGGGCTGGCGATCGGCTCTCTGGGGGTGGTGCTGGCGGTGGTGGCCGGCGTGGGTCTCGGGGTTTTCTGGGTGGAGGAGCAGTTTCCGCGGGTGATGGGCTGGAAGCTCGATCTGCACGTGCCGTGGCGGGTGGTGGGAGGGATTGCGGTGGTGACGATGGCGCTCTGCCTTCTGGGCTCGCTTCTTCCGGCGCTGCGCGCCGCCCGGCTTTCCGTCCCCGAGGCGCTCAGAAACGAATGA
- a CDS encoding macrolide ABC transporter ATP-binding protein, with translation MSARTQHRRNGNGLAVRVEEVMKRYRAGRHVVYALYDLSLEVGVGEFLSIMGPSGCGKTTLLHLMGGLDTPDRGRVFLGGRDLATMTDDERSELRLRQIGFVFQSYNLVPSFTVEENVLLPLRFAGTKWSEARDRAHAMLWQVGISPDAYRRRPGELSGGEQQRVAIARALVTEPRLLLADEPTGNLDSRTGQTILELLRTLNAKRGVTVVMVTHNAYAATYGHRTIELKDGQIVHEAETPPQKDPPAAGES, from the coding sequence ATGAGCGCACGAACCCAACATCGAAGGAACGGAAACGGTCTCGCCGTCCGGGTCGAGGAGGTGATGAAGCGCTACCGGGCCGGCCGACATGTCGTCTATGCGCTCTACGACCTGAGCCTCGAGGTCGGCGTCGGGGAGTTTCTCTCGATCATGGGGCCGAGCGGATGCGGGAAGACGACGCTGCTTCACCTGATGGGTGGTCTCGATACACCCGACCGGGGTCGGGTGTTTCTCGGGGGAAGAGACCTGGCCACGATGACGGACGACGAGCGAAGCGAGTTGAGGCTCCGGCAAATCGGCTTCGTCTTCCAGAGCTACAACCTGGTTCCGAGCTTCACCGTGGAAGAGAACGTGCTTCTTCCCCTCCGGTTCGCCGGCACTAAGTGGTCCGAGGCTCGGGACCGCGCGCACGCGATGCTCTGGCAGGTGGGAATTTCCCCGGACGCCTATCGCCGAAGGCCCGGAGAGCTCTCTGGAGGCGAGCAGCAACGGGTTGCAATTGCCCGCGCGCTCGTGACCGAACCACGTCTGCTTCTTGCCGACGAGCCGACGGGAAACCTGGACTCCCGTACCGGGCAGACGATTCTCGAGCTTTTGCGGACGCTGAACGCCAAGCGCGGCGTTACCGTCGTCATGGTCACGCACAACGCCTACGCCGCGACCTACGGGCACCGGACGATCGAGCTCAAAGACGGCCAGATCGTCCACGAGGCGGAAACTCCACCCCAAAAGGACCCCCCCGCGGCGGGAGAATCCTGA